TTAACAGAAAGCTGGAAAGAACCCCAATGGATAGGCTCAGGGTAAAAGTCGAAATTCCCCAGCAGGAAAAACATCATGATCGGTATAAGACAAATACGGGCAAGAGTGATACGGTTAGGCAAATTCACAGAAGTTCCTCCCTGGAAAAATTATTCAGAACAGAAAGCACCCCGCAAGTGATTGTGCTCTAAGCACCGCGGGGCACGAATTCTTACTTTACTTTAAATTGTTAAACTGTAGATCCAGCGGTAAATCGGCATTTCGCAAAAGTTGAATGATTTGTTGCAGATCATCTCTGTTTTTACCGGTCACGCGTATTTGATCACCCTGTATTTGGCTTTTCACTTTCAACTTGGAATCACGAATGAGAATATTGATTTTCTTAGCATTCTCCTGATCGACTCCTTGTTTCAAGCCTAATCGCTGGCGTACACCTACTGAAGCCGGTTCTATTTTGCCATAATCTAAATTTTTGAGGGTTATCCCTCTCTTAACCATCTTAGTTTGCAGAATATCAATCACTGCATTTAACTTATATTCATCCTCGGAAGCAATAATAAGCGCGTCTTTTTCCAACTTCAGACTACTTTTACTTCCTTTAAAATCAAACCGGTTCTCTAATTCCCTCTCGGTTTGATGAACCGCATTGGTCAACTCCTGCATATCCATTTTGGATACGATGTCGAATGAACTTTCCGAACTCATTACTCCACGTCCTTTACCAACATTTATTCTTTTCCTATTATATGAGAAACCAGCCCGCAAGTCTAATAATGCAAGAAATTCCAGCGTTCCAAAGGTAAAAAGAGCACAAAAAGACGCCTCCTGAGCTTCCAGGAGACGCTTTTTCTTTTGCTGAAGCTGCTTATCTGCTGCGGGCAGGGTTCCTGAACATATCCAAGAGCCCAAGCACGATGTGTGCTAGTCCGAAGCCTAGAATTCCATAGCCCCAAGCGTTTGGAGTTAAATAATAACCTAGCAAACTGACGATAACACCTAGGCCTGTTACGATCCAACTGACGGTCATGGGAATACACCTCACTTTGGCTGTAAGAACTGTAA
Above is a window of Paenibacillus wynnii DNA encoding:
- a CDS encoding YajQ family cyclic di-GMP-binding protein; amino-acid sequence: MSSESSFDIVSKMDMQELTNAVHQTERELENRFDFKGSKSSLKLEKDALIIASEDEYKLNAVIDILQTKMVKRGITLKNLDYGKIEPASVGVRQRLGLKQGVDQENAKKINILIRDSKLKVKSQIQGDQIRVTGKNRDDLQQIIQLLRNADLPLDLQFNNLK